The genomic window TGGTCACAGACATACGGTtgttctccagtgtggatgcgtcggtggatttttgggtaacTTGCTgaggtgaaagcatttccacactggtcacactcatatggttttcctccagtgtgaatgcgttgGTGATGTTTAAGCATGTTCATTTGAGTGAAATTATTTCCGcattggtcacactcatatggtctttctccagtgtggatgcgtttgtgtatttttaggtcacttgctgtggtgaaagcatttccacactggtcacactcatatggtctttctccagtgtggacatGTTGGTGGATTTTCAATTCTTTTGCTACATTGAaactcttcccacactggtcacagtcatatggtctttttccagtgtagatgggttggtggatttttagggaaCTTACTGTGGTGAAacacttcccacactggtcacaattatatggtctttctccagtgtggatgtgttggtgAGCTTTAAGCACATTCCTCTGGGTGAAagtatttccacactggtcacattcatatggtctttctccagtgtgggtgcATTGGTGGAGTTTTAGggaacttgctgtggtgaaagtctttccacactggtcacaggtgggtcttccatccatgtttgctggaatcaggtgatctttgtccagatacaacttttaggtttcacttaaaatccacctttgtcttctctctacatcaaaacacaaagaaacagaagaggtggtcactgaaatgcaatggaatggaacacaacaaacacatccctttcaaaccagattaagcacagacaaaattaactagttagataattaataggacattttcaaacatttaaaaactcaaTCCTCTTATTCTATATGTGAAAATTGATGCAGATTCAACAATGTACAAATGAATTACAACAATTTcttgttttatattaaaaaaaaacaccaaaactcaGAACTCGCAGCACCACCACGATTATATGACGTTACCTAAGGTCACCAACTTGGAACGTATTAAATCATGACATTTTTAAGGTTTTCTGAGAAAATTTAAGTTGGACATGTTCAATCTGCACAtcagaaaaccaaaataaatcatTTATTGTTACCAATAGGTTGCACTATGAGTCTGATTCAATATTGTCATGTCATTATGTTCAGGGTGTGACTCTTATCATGCACATGgagtttggtgctgattggacaAAAAACTGTTGAGTTAtaccagttttgtttttcttggtgATACATCCAAATTTACTGCTGCACCCTGAACACATCAAATAACAACCACCCACCATTTAATGGAGATCAGGACTGGGCAAACGAGCTGAATTTGCATTTCAACAGGTGTGAATCTGTCCTGACTCCAGCCCCCACCCATTCAGGTACCTCTTCACATCCTTCCAGTATGGAACACCCCATCCCTTTCCCTGTTACCATAGGCTCCTCTGCCCCTCCCTGTAACAGAGGAGCCCCTCCAGTCACCTCCCACCCCCCTCTCCCTCACTATGGACCAGCTGAGGAGGGGGCTCAGGGAGACAAAGGCCAGGAAAGCCAACAATTACAACAAACATCAGAATAACTTCACATACAAACAacacatga from Sphaeramia orbicularis chromosome 16, fSphaOr1.1, whole genome shotgun sequence includes these protein-coding regions:
- the LOC115436322 gene encoding zinc finger protein 239-like → MDGRPTCDQCGKTFTTASSLKLHQCTHTGERPYECDQCGNTFTQRNVLKAHQHIHTGERPYNCDQCGKCFTTVSSLKIHQPIYTGKRPYDCDQCGKSFNVAKELKIHQHVHTGERPYECDQCGNAFTTASDLKIHKRIHTGERPYECDQCGNNFTQMNMLKHHQRIHTGGKPYECDQCGNAFTSASYPKIHRRIHTGEQPYVCDQCVKRFT